The Streptomyces laurentii genome contains a region encoding:
- a CDS encoding hypothetical protein (identified by MetaGeneAnnotator; putative;~sequence version:1), translating into MNRRTKIAAVAAALLLTAGAAGSAAATGTGPGEEPGAREAAALTGTAKLYRPAGDDITFSFDAHLAAPDTMNPQAATGTFRFSHYVQGKGGYAVATVDCLVTGGPVAVVTGRVVETDVKAFKGARVGVSVLDDGTNDRLGYSWMTQDPKKGNVPPCQSAPPFEQVLAGTGDFRVLPWIPEYPGSEAVSGK; encoded by the coding sequence ATGAACCGCCGTACGAAGATCGCCGCCGTCGCCGCCGCCCTGCTCCTCACCGCGGGCGCCGCGGGGTCGGCCGCCGCGACCGGCACCGGGCCGGGCGAGGAGCCCGGCGCCCGGGAGGCCGCGGCCCTGACCGGGACGGCGAAGCTCTACCGCCCGGCCGGGGACGACATCACGTTCTCCTTCGACGCCCACCTGGCCGCGCCGGACACCATGAATCCGCAGGCGGCGACGGGCACGTTCCGCTTCAGCCACTACGTCCAGGGCAAGGGCGGATACGCGGTGGCGACGGTGGACTGCCTGGTCACGGGCGGCCCGGTGGCCGTGGTGACCGGGCGGGTGGTGGAGACCGACGTGAAGGCGTTCAAGGGCGCCCGGGTCGGGGTCTCGGTGCTGGACGACGGCACGAACGACCGGCTGGGCTACAGCTGGATGACCCAGGACCCGAAGAAGGGCAACGTACCTCCGTGCCAGTCGGCGCCGCCGTTCGAGCAGGTGCTGGCGGGTACGGGTGATTTCCGGGTGCTGCCATGGATACCGGAGTACCCGGGTTCCGAGGCCGTGTCCGGAAAGTAG
- a CDS encoding transcriptional regulator, asnC family (AsnC family; pfam01037;~AsnC-type helix-turn-helix domain; pfam13404;~Transcriptional regulator, AsnC family [Streptomyces venezuelae ATCC10712];~Transcriptional regulators [Transcription]; COG1522;~identified by MetaGeneAnnotator; putative) has product MRLNDLDERIVHALAEDARRSFADIGSLVGLSAPAVKRRVDRLRAEGAITGFTVRVDPAALGWETEGFVEIFCRHNTSPEDIRRGLERYPEVASASTVTGDADALVQVFASDMRHFERVLERIAGEPFVERTKSVLVLSPLLRRFSSGSPSSSS; this is encoded by the coding sequence GTGCGACTCAACGACCTCGACGAACGCATCGTCCACGCCCTCGCCGAAGACGCCCGGCGCAGCTTCGCCGACATCGGCTCGCTGGTCGGCCTCTCCGCCCCCGCCGTCAAGCGGCGCGTGGACCGGCTCCGGGCCGAGGGCGCCATCACCGGCTTCACCGTACGGGTGGACCCGGCGGCGCTCGGCTGGGAGACCGAGGGGTTCGTCGAGATCTTCTGCCGCCACAACACCTCGCCGGAGGACATCCGGCGCGGCCTGGAGCGGTACCCGGAAGTGGCGTCCGCGTCGACCGTCACCGGTGACGCCGACGCCCTCGTCCAGGTCTTCGCCTCCGACATGCGCCACTTCGAGCGCGTCCTGGAGCGCATCGCGGGCGAGCCCTTCGTGGAGCGCACCAAGTCCGTCCTGGTGCTCTCGCCGCTGCTGCGGCGCTTCTCCTCGGGCTCGCCCTCGTCCTCCTCGTAA
- a CDS encoding amino acid permease (Spore germination protein; cl15802;~amino acid permease [Streptomyces himastatinicus ATCC53653];~amino acid transporter; TIGR00909;~identified by MetaGeneAnnotator; putative), with protein sequence MLDHGAAPAAADTDARPSRIPPSLSFLVRRKPVERLVAEGGQGDGGSLRRSLSMWQLTMISIGATLGTGIFVVLGEAVPKAGPAVTIAFVFAGLTALFSALSYAELAGTIPVAGSSYSYAYATLGEFIAWICGWCLLLEYGVSVAAVAVGWGDYLNELLDGTIGVTLPAALSAPPGDGGVFNLPALIVVVLAMLFLLGGVRESARANMIMVWVKFASLALFCAIGFMGFKSGNYSDFMPLGAKSVGAAGAVLFFSYIGFDAASTAGEEAKNPKRDLPRAIMLSLVIVTALYVLVAAVAIGAWDWRKFEGSEASLAAIMDDVTGQDVWGTVLAAGAVVSIASVVLTVLYGQTRILFAMSRDGLMPKVFGKVEPKSGAPRTNTLIVSLFCGVLAAAVPLGELVNATSIGTLFAFCLVNIAVVVLRYTRKDMDRTFKVPFGPLFPVLGFACCAYSMYMLDLITWAYFGVWMAVGLVFYFLYGIRRSKLATASAEK encoded by the coding sequence GTGCTCGACCACGGCGCAGCCCCAGCGGCCGCGGACACCGACGCCCGGCCCAGCCGCATCCCCCCGTCGCTGTCCTTCCTCGTCCGGCGCAAGCCGGTGGAACGCCTGGTCGCGGAGGGTGGCCAGGGTGACGGCGGCTCGCTGCGGCGCTCGCTCTCGATGTGGCAGCTGACCATGATCAGCATCGGTGCGACGCTCGGCACCGGCATCTTCGTGGTGCTCGGCGAGGCCGTTCCCAAGGCCGGCCCCGCGGTCACCATCGCCTTCGTCTTCGCCGGACTCACCGCGCTCTTCTCGGCGCTGTCGTACGCGGAACTCGCCGGTACGATCCCGGTGGCCGGGTCCTCGTACTCGTACGCGTACGCAACGCTGGGCGAATTCATCGCCTGGATCTGCGGCTGGTGCCTGCTCCTGGAGTACGGCGTGTCGGTCGCCGCCGTGGCCGTCGGCTGGGGTGACTACCTCAACGAGCTGCTCGACGGCACGATCGGTGTCACCCTCCCCGCGGCGCTCTCCGCGCCGCCCGGTGACGGCGGTGTGTTCAACCTGCCCGCCCTGATCGTCGTCGTGCTCGCCATGCTGTTCCTGCTCGGCGGCGTCCGGGAGTCCGCCCGGGCCAACATGATCATGGTGTGGGTGAAGTTCGCCTCGCTGGCGCTTTTCTGCGCGATCGGTTTCATGGGCTTCAAGTCCGGCAACTACTCCGACTTCATGCCGCTCGGTGCCAAGAGCGTCGGCGCCGCCGGGGCCGTCCTGTTCTTCTCGTACATCGGCTTCGACGCCGCCTCCACGGCCGGCGAGGAGGCGAAGAACCCCAAGCGCGACCTGCCCCGCGCGATCATGCTCTCGCTGGTCATCGTCACCGCCCTCTACGTGCTCGTCGCCGCCGTCGCCATCGGCGCCTGGGACTGGAGGAAGTTCGAGGGCTCGGAGGCCTCGCTGGCCGCGATCATGGACGACGTGACCGGCCAGGACGTCTGGGGCACGGTGCTCGCCGCCGGCGCCGTCGTCTCCATCGCCAGCGTCGTGCTGACCGTGCTCTACGGCCAGACCCGCATCCTCTTCGCGATGTCCCGCGACGGCCTCATGCCGAAGGTGTTCGGCAAGGTCGAGCCGAAGAGCGGCGCCCCGCGCACCAACACCCTGATCGTCTCGCTCTTCTGCGGCGTCCTCGCCGCCGCCGTCCCGCTCGGCGAGCTGGTCAACGCCACCAGCATCGGCACGCTCTTCGCGTTCTGTCTGGTCAACATCGCCGTCGTGGTGCTCCGCTACACCCGCAAGGACATGGACCGCACCTTCAAGGTGCCGTTCGGTCCGCTCTTCCCGGTGCTCGGCTTCGCCTGCTGTGCGTACAGCATGTACATGCTGGACCTGATCACCTGGGCGTACTTCGGTGTCTGGATGGCCGTCGGCCTCGTGTTCTACTTCCTGTACGGCATCCGCCGCTCGAAACTGGCCACAGCATCCGCAGAGAAGTGA
- a CDS encoding inosine 5-monophosphate dehydrogenase (IMPDH: The catalytic domain of the inosine monophosphate dehydrogenase. IMPDH catalyzes the NAD-dependent oxidation of inosine 5'-monophosphate (IMP) to xanthosine 5' monophosphate (XMP). It is a rate-limiting step in the de novo synthesis of the guanine...; cd00381;~TIM barrel proteins share a structurally conserved phosphate binding motif and in general share an eight beta/alpha closed barrel structure. Specific for this family is the conserved phosphate binding site at the edges of strands 7 and 8. The phosphate...; cl09108;~The CBS domain, named after human CBS, isa small domain originally identified in cystathionine beta-synthase and is subsequently foundin a wide range of different proteins. CBS domains usually occur in tandem repeats. They associate to form a so-called...; cl15354;~catalyzes the synthesis of xanthosine monophosphate by the NAD+ dependent oxidation of inosine monophosphate;~identified by MetaGeneAnnotator; putative;~inosine 5-monophosphate dehydrogenase [Corynebacterium glutamicum R];~inosine 5-monophosphate dehydrogenase; Validated), whose amino-acid sequence MRFLNDLKPPYDLTYDDVFMVPSRSAVGSRQAVDLSSPDGTGTTIPLVVANMTAIAGRRMAETVARRGGLVVIPQDIPIEVVTEVVSWVKARHLVLDTPIVLEPHQTVADALSLLPKRAHDAGVVVDENRRPIGVITDADLSGVDRFTQLNEVMSRDLLLLDADIEPRAAFHTLDAANRRYVPAVDRDGRLVGILTRKAALRATLYTPAVDKNGKLRVAAAVGINGDVAGKAKQLLDAGVDTLVVDTAHGHQESMINAIRIVRALDPQVPIVAGNIVAAEGVKDLIEAGADIIKVGVGPGAMCTTRMMTGVGRPQFSAVMECAAEARKYGKHVWADGGVRHPRDVAMALAAGASNVMIGSWFAGTYESPGDLQQDAEGRLYKESFGMASARAVKNRTSDESAYDRARKALFEEGISTSRMYLDPQRPGVEDLIDSIIAGVRSSCTYAGAGNLAEFADRAVVGIQSAAGYAEGKPLHASWS is encoded by the coding sequence GTGCGTTTCCTCAACGACCTCAAGCCGCCGTACGACCTCACGTACGACGATGTGTTCATGGTGCCGAGCCGCTCGGCCGTCGGGTCCCGCCAGGCGGTGGACCTCTCCTCGCCGGACGGCACCGGAACGACGATCCCGCTGGTCGTGGCCAACATGACCGCCATCGCCGGCCGCCGCATGGCCGAGACCGTCGCGCGCCGCGGCGGCCTGGTCGTCATCCCGCAGGACATTCCGATCGAGGTCGTGACCGAGGTCGTGTCCTGGGTCAAGGCCCGCCACCTGGTCCTCGACACCCCGATCGTCCTGGAGCCGCACCAGACCGTCGCGGACGCGCTGTCCCTGCTGCCCAAGCGGGCGCACGACGCCGGTGTCGTCGTCGACGAGAACCGCCGTCCCATCGGTGTGATCACCGACGCCGACCTGTCCGGCGTGGACCGCTTCACCCAGCTCAACGAGGTCATGTCCCGGGACCTGCTCCTGCTGGACGCCGACATCGAGCCGCGCGCCGCGTTCCACACCCTCGACGCCGCCAACCGCCGCTACGTCCCGGCCGTCGACCGCGACGGCCGGCTGGTCGGCATCCTCACCCGCAAGGCCGCCCTGCGCGCGACCCTCTACACCCCGGCCGTCGACAAGAACGGCAAGCTGCGCGTCGCGGCCGCCGTCGGCATCAACGGCGACGTGGCGGGCAAGGCCAAGCAGCTGCTCGACGCGGGCGTGGACACCCTCGTCGTCGACACCGCGCACGGCCACCAGGAATCGATGATCAACGCCATCCGGATCGTCCGGGCGCTCGACCCGCAGGTCCCGATCGTGGCCGGCAACATCGTCGCCGCCGAGGGCGTCAAGGACCTCATCGAGGCCGGCGCGGACATCATCAAGGTCGGTGTGGGCCCCGGCGCCATGTGCACCACCCGGATGATGACCGGCGTGGGCCGGCCGCAGTTCTCCGCCGTCATGGAGTGCGCCGCCGAGGCGCGCAAGTACGGCAAGCACGTGTGGGCCGACGGTGGCGTCCGGCACCCGCGCGACGTCGCCATGGCGCTCGCCGCCGGCGCGTCGAACGTGATGATCGGTTCCTGGTTCGCCGGGACGTACGAGTCCCCGGGCGACCTCCAGCAGGACGCCGAAGGCCGGCTCTACAAGGAGTCCTTCGGCATGGCCTCGGCCCGCGCGGTCAAGAACCGCACGAGCGACGAGTCGGCCTACGACCGGGCCCGCAAGGCGCTCTTCGAGGAGGGCATCTCCACCTCGCGGATGTACCTCGACCCGCAGCGTCCGGGTGTCGAGGACCTGATCGACTCGATCATCGCCGGTGTCCGCTCGTCCTGCACCTACGCCGGCGCGGGCAACCTCGCCGAGTTCGCCGACCGGGCCGTCGTCGGCATCCAGTCGGCCGCCGGGTACGCGGAGGGCAAGCCGCTGCACGCCAGCTGGAGCTGA
- a CDS encoding hypothetical protein (identified by MetaGeneAnnotator; putative;~sequence version:1), whose amino-acid sequence MSPREPHDPRTPHDPGEPRTSRAPGLGALGRPVVLDLHGVTDKAAFMDRCAAALALPAWFGRNWDALAESLTDLSGRVALVVTGWQAYAEARPAEWRTAQDVFATSVAERPTRLTVLLSLGDLPATLGGSDERPSASLG is encoded by the coding sequence ATGAGCCCCCGCGAGCCCCATGACCCCCGTACCCCCCATGACCCCGGCGAACCGCGTACCTCCCGGGCCCCCGGCCTCGGTGCCCTCGGCCGCCCCGTCGTCCTCGACCTGCACGGCGTCACCGACAAGGCCGCCTTCATGGACCGCTGCGCCGCCGCCCTCGCGCTGCCCGCGTGGTTCGGCCGCAACTGGGACGCCCTCGCCGAGAGCCTGACCGACCTGTCCGGCCGTGTCGCCCTTGTCGTCACCGGCTGGCAGGCCTATGCCGAGGCGCGGCCGGCCGAGTGGCGGACCGCCCAGGACGTCTTCGCCACTTCCGTTGCCGAACGCCCCACCCGTCTCACGGTCCTCCTCTCCCTCGGTGACCTCCCGGCCACCCTCGGAGGATCCGACGAAAGGCCCTCCGCGAGCCTCGGATGA
- a CDS encoding guanyl-specific ribonuclease sa3 (RNase_Sa. Ribonucleases first isolated from Streptomyces aureofaciens. In general, ribonucleases cleave phosphodiester bonds in RNA and are essential for both non-specific RNA degradation and for numerous forms of RNA processing. RNAse Sa isa guanylate...; cd00607;~barstar interaction site;~guanyl-specific ribonuclease Sa3 [Streptomyces sp. C];~identified by MetaGeneAnnotator; putative), with product MIMRYARLGLGLLAGLALFLTGCSGGTGTVTGSPAPARTTAVATPGPTGDATATARATSAPSAHSALPTVREADLPPEARRTIRLIRDGGPYPYAKDGAVFSNFERVLPRHERGYYHEYTVKTPGAHDRGARRIVTGRDGGFFYTDDHYASFREVITE from the coding sequence ATGATCATGCGATATGCCCGGCTCGGGCTCGGCCTTCTGGCCGGGCTCGCGCTGTTTCTGACGGGCTGCTCCGGCGGTACGGGTACGGTCACCGGCAGTCCCGCCCCCGCCCGTACCACCGCGGTCGCCACCCCGGGTCCGACCGGTGACGCCACCGCCACCGCGAGGGCCACGAGCGCGCCCTCGGCCCACTCGGCCCTCCCGACCGTCCGCGAGGCGGACCTGCCGCCCGAGGCGCGCCGGACGATCCGGCTGATCCGGGACGGCGGGCCCTATCCGTACGCCAAGGACGGCGCCGTCTTCTCGAACTTCGAGCGCGTCCTGCCGCGGCACGAGCGCGGCTACTACCACGAGTACACGGTCAAGACGCCGGGCGCGCACGACCGCGGGGCCCGGCGGATCGTCACCGGGCGGGACGGCGGGTTCTTCTACACGGACGATCACTACGCGAGCTTCCGGGAGGTGATCACCGAATGA
- a CDS encoding hypothetical protein (Putative sugar-binding domain; pfam04198;~Transcriptional regulator, contains sigma factor-related N-terminal domain [Transcription]; COG2390;~identified by MetaGeneAnnotator; putative;~transcriptional regulator [Streptomyces cattleya NRRL 8057 = DSM46488]), translated as MAGMPAGRSALRMGPAELVQAAAMARRFYLEGKSKIQIAEEFGVSRFKVARVLETALERDLVRIEIRVPAELDAERSDALRARYGLRHAVVVESPAEGEDESPDPENLGEVAADLLGELVTEGDVLGLAWGRSTIHMAAALDRLPPCTVVQLTGVYDAGTAERGSVEAVRRAAQVSGGEAHPIYAPMLLPDPATAAALRSQTGIARAFDYFDKVTVACVSIGSWEPGISTVHDMLSDAERAHYASLGVAAEMSAHLFDAEGRRVGRDLGERCITVEADRLRRIPEVVAIAGGQRKAAAIGAVLRSGLVTSLVTDRSAADYLLTEFSPGPRPALDRADPDGI; from the coding sequence GTGGCGGGAATGCCGGCGGGACGGTCAGCCCTGCGGATGGGCCCCGCGGAGCTCGTGCAGGCGGCGGCCATGGCCCGCCGCTTCTACCTGGAGGGCAAGTCCAAGATCCAGATCGCCGAGGAGTTCGGCGTGAGCCGCTTCAAGGTGGCCCGGGTCCTGGAGACCGCCCTGGAGCGCGATCTCGTACGCATCGAGATCCGCGTGCCGGCCGAGCTGGACGCCGAGCGCTCCGACGCGCTCCGCGCCCGCTACGGCCTGCGCCACGCGGTCGTCGTCGAGTCCCCGGCGGAGGGCGAGGACGAATCGCCCGACCCGGAGAACCTCGGCGAGGTCGCGGCCGACCTGCTCGGCGAGCTGGTCACCGAGGGCGACGTGCTGGGCCTGGCCTGGGGCCGGTCCACCATCCACATGGCCGCCGCCCTCGACCGGCTGCCGCCCTGTACCGTCGTCCAGCTCACCGGCGTGTACGACGCGGGCACCGCCGAGCGCGGCTCGGTCGAGGCGGTCCGGCGGGCCGCCCAGGTCTCCGGCGGCGAGGCGCACCCCATCTACGCGCCGATGCTGCTGCCCGACCCGGCGACCGCCGCGGCGCTGCGCAGCCAGACCGGCATCGCACGGGCCTTCGACTACTTCGACAAGGTGACGGTCGCCTGTGTGTCGATCGGCTCCTGGGAGCCGGGCATCTCCACCGTCCACGACATGCTCTCCGACGCGGAGCGCGCGCACTACGCCTCGCTGGGCGTCGCCGCCGAGATGTCGGCGCACCTCTTCGACGCGGAGGGCCGCCGGGTCGGCCGCGACCTGGGGGAGCGGTGCATCACCGTCGAGGCGGACCGGCTGCGCCGGATTCCCGAGGTCGTCGCCATCGCGGGCGGCCAGCGCAAGGCCGCGGCCATCGGCGCGGTGCTCCGCTCCGGCCTGGTCACCAGCCTGGTGACCGACCGCTCGGCGGCGGACTACCTGCTCACCGAGTTCAGCCCGGGCCCGCGCCCGGCGCTCGACCGGGCGGACCCGGACGGCATCTGA
- a CDS encoding ribulose-phosphate 3-epimerase (Pentose-5-phosphate-3-epimerase [Carbohydrate transport andmetabolism]; COG0036;~Ribulose-5-phosphate 3-epimerase (RPE). This enzyme catalyses the interconversion of D-ribulose 5-phosphate (Ru5P) into D-xylulose 5-phosphate, as part of the Calvin cycle (reductive pentose phosphate pathway) in chloroplasts and in the oxidative pentose...; cd00429;~hexamer interface [polypeptide binding];~identified by MetaGeneAnnotator; putative;~metal binding site [ion binding];~ribulose-phosphate 3-epimerase [Mycobacterium smegmatis str. MC2155];~substrate binding site [chemical binding]), protein MAQINPSILSADFARLAEEAKAVDGADWLHVDVMDNHFVPNLTLGVPIVESLSRATDTPLDLHLMIEDPDRWAPQYVEAGAGSVTFHVEAAAAPVRLAREIRAQGARASMALKPGTPIEPYEDLLPELDMLLIMTVEPGFGGQAFLDIMLPKIRRTRELISKHDLELWLQVDGGVSESTIERCAEAGADVFVAGSAVYGAADPAAAVRSLRAKADTVTATAAWACGH, encoded by the coding sequence ATGGCGCAGATCAATCCCAGCATTCTGTCCGCGGACTTCGCCCGGCTCGCCGAGGAGGCGAAGGCGGTCGACGGTGCCGACTGGCTGCACGTCGACGTGATGGACAACCACTTCGTCCCCAACCTCACGCTGGGCGTGCCGATCGTCGAGTCGCTGAGCCGGGCGACCGACACCCCCCTCGACCTTCACCTGATGATCGAGGACCCGGACCGCTGGGCGCCCCAGTACGTGGAGGCCGGGGCCGGCTCCGTCACCTTCCACGTGGAGGCGGCGGCCGCGCCCGTCCGGCTGGCCCGCGAGATCCGCGCCCAGGGCGCCCGGGCGTCGATGGCGCTCAAGCCGGGCACGCCCATCGAGCCGTACGAGGACCTGCTGCCGGAGCTGGACATGCTCCTGATCATGACGGTCGAGCCGGGCTTCGGCGGCCAGGCGTTCCTGGACATCATGCTGCCGAAGATCCGCCGCACCCGTGAGCTGATCTCCAAGCACGACCTGGAGCTCTGGCTCCAAGTCGACGGCGGTGTCTCCGAGTCCACCATCGAGCGATGCGCGGAGGCCGGCGCGGACGTCTTCGTCGCCGGTTCCGCGGTGTACGGGGCGGCCGACCCGGCCGCCGCGGTCCGCTCCCTGCGGGCCAAGGCGGACACCGTCACCGCCACGGCGGCCTGGGCGTGTGGCCACTGA
- a CDS encoding RNA-binding sun protein (16S rRNA methyltransferase B; Provisional;~NOL1/NOP2/sun family putative RNA methylase; TIGR00446;~RNA binding domain of NusB (N protein-Utilization Substance B) and Sun (also knownas RrmB or Fmu) proteins. This family includes two orthologous groups exemplified by the transcription termination factor NusB and the N-terminal domain of the...; cl00223;~RNA-binding Sun protein [Streptomyces albus J1074];~identified by MetaGeneAnnotator; putative;~putative RNA binding site [nucleotide binding]), whose amino-acid sequence MSEQARRATPPTTKSPQSGKGGKGGKAPRPHRRPQKDPVRILAFEALRAVDERDAYANLVLPPLLKKAREKNEGFDGRDAALATELVYGTLRRQGTYDAIIAACVDRPLREVDPPVLDVLSLGAHQLLGTRIPSHAAVSATVELARVVLGDGRAKFVNAVLRKIARDDLDTWVERVAPPYEDDAEEHLAVVHSHPRWVVSALWDALGGGRAGIEELLAADNERPEVTLVARPGRTTVEELAEAVETEPGRWSPYAVRLAEGGEPGAVEAVRDGRAGVQDEGSQLVAIALANAPLDGPDTRWLDGCAGPGGKAALLGALAAGRGAALLASEKQPHRARLVERALAGNPGPYQVIAADGTRPPWREGSFDRVLMDVPCSGLGALRRRPEARWRRRLSDLDGFAPLQRGLLTEALRAVRVGGVVGYATCSPHLAETRVVVDDVLKKVGGAELIDARPLFPGVPDLGDGPDVQLWPHRHGTDAMYLALIRRTA is encoded by the coding sequence TTGAGCGAGCAGGCACGTCGCGCCACGCCCCCGACCACCAAGTCCCCCCAGAGCGGCAAGGGAGGCAAGGGCGGCAAGGCCCCCCGGCCGCACCGCCGGCCGCAGAAGGACCCGGTGCGGATCCTCGCCTTCGAGGCGCTGCGGGCCGTGGACGAGCGCGACGCGTACGCCAACCTCGTCCTGCCGCCCCTGCTGAAGAAGGCCCGGGAGAAGAACGAGGGCTTCGACGGGCGGGACGCCGCGCTCGCCACCGAGCTCGTCTACGGCACGCTGCGCCGCCAGGGCACCTACGACGCGATCATCGCGGCCTGTGTCGACCGGCCGCTGCGCGAGGTCGACCCGCCGGTGCTCGACGTGCTGTCGCTCGGCGCCCACCAGCTGCTCGGGACCCGCATTCCCAGCCACGCCGCCGTGTCCGCGACCGTCGAGCTCGCCCGGGTGGTGCTCGGCGACGGGCGCGCCAAGTTCGTGAACGCCGTCCTGCGCAAGATCGCCCGGGACGACCTCGACACCTGGGTGGAGCGGGTCGCGCCGCCGTACGAGGACGACGCCGAGGAGCACCTGGCCGTCGTCCACTCGCACCCGCGCTGGGTGGTCTCGGCGCTGTGGGACGCGCTCGGCGGCGGCCGGGCCGGCATCGAGGAGCTGCTGGCGGCCGACAACGAGCGGCCCGAGGTCACCCTCGTCGCCCGCCCCGGCCGAACCACCGTCGAAGAGCTGGCCGAGGCCGTCGAGACCGAGCCCGGCCGCTGGTCGCCGTACGCCGTGCGGCTCGCCGAGGGCGGCGAACCCGGTGCCGTCGAGGCGGTACGGGACGGCCGGGCCGGCGTCCAGGACGAGGGCAGCCAGCTCGTCGCGATCGCCCTGGCCAACGCGCCCCTGGACGGCCCCGACACCCGATGGCTCGACGGCTGCGCCGGCCCCGGCGGCAAGGCGGCCCTGCTCGGCGCCCTCGCCGCCGGGCGCGGCGCCGCCCTGCTGGCCTCCGAGAAGCAGCCGCACCGCGCGCGTCTGGTCGAGCGCGCCCTGGCCGGCAACCCCGGCCCGTACCAGGTCATCGCCGCCGACGGCACCCGCCCGCCGTGGCGCGAGGGTTCTTTCGACCGGGTCCTCATGGACGTGCCGTGCTCCGGGCTCGGCGCCCTGCGCCGCCGCCCCGAGGCCCGCTGGCGCCGTCGCCTGTCCGACCTCGACGGCTTCGCCCCGCTGCAGCGCGGGCTGCTCACCGAGGCGCTGCGCGCGGTCCGCGTCGGAGGCGTGGTCGGTTACGCGACCTGCTCGCCGCATCTGGCCGAGACCCGGGTGGTCGTCGACGACGTCCTGAAGAAGGTGGGCGGCGCCGAGCTGATCGACGCCCGCCCGCTGTTCCCCGGGGTCCCGGACCTCGGCGACGGACCGGACGTTCAGCTGTGGCCGCACCGGCACGGCACGGACGCCATGTACCTGGCGCTGATCCGCCGTACCGCCTGA